A single Ziziphus jujuba cultivar Dongzao chromosome 11, ASM3175591v1 DNA region contains:
- the LOC107433262 gene encoding two-component response regulator ARR1 isoform X2 codes for MSTASSSAAWKAGDVVSDQFPVGLRVLVVDDDPTCLVILEKMLRTCLYEVTKCNRAEIALSMLRENKNGYDIVISDVHMPDMDGFKLLEHIGLEMDLPVIMMSADDGKNVVMKGVTHGACDYLIKPVRIEALRNIWQHVVRKKKNERKELEQSGSFEDGDRQAKASEDADYSSSANEGNWKSSKKRKDEEEETEDRDDTSTLKKPRVVWSVELHQQFVAAVNQLGIDKAVPKKILELMNVPGLTRENVASHLQKYRLYLRRLSGVSQHQGGLSNSFISSSESTFGPVTSINQMDLLNPGQFQAQNISTYQAAGLGRSPAKSGLPMPLGDQRNLFSFENPKLRFGEGQQQHMTSSKSMNLLHGIPTAMEPKQLANLHQSAQALGGVNLQVNGHGAQNNNLLIQMAQQHSRGPILNEATGGHVPRLPSSMGQPIVSNGIPGGVLGRNGIADGGRGAGYNPILQSSSLLNFPLNHTPDLPGNSFPLGSTPGLSSLTSKGTFPDEVTSDIKGSAGFVPSYDIFNDLNQHKSNDWDIQNVGMTFDASQHSNSMQGSLDVSSSILVHQGFSSNQGSLQNRNQCNVSKATFSMGDGIDHGNTQNMNQHLNTLLGDNSIRVKTERVTDAGSQTTFFPEQFGPEDLMSALLKQEDIQPSENEFGFDGYSMDNIPV; via the exons ATGTCAACGGCTAGTTCAAGTGCCGCTTGGAAAGCTGGAGATGTGGTTTCCGACCAGTTTCCGGTGGGTTTAAGAGTTCTCGTTGTCGATGACGATCCAACATGCCTCGTAATTCTGGAGAAGATGCTTCGGACCTGTCTTTATGAAg TTACAAAATGCAATCGAGCAGAGATCGCACTTTCAATGCTTCGGGAGAACAAAAACGGGTATGATATTGTTATTAGCGATGTTCACATGCCTGACATGGATGGATTCAAGCTGCTAGAGCACATTGGACTGGAGATGGATTTGCCTGTTATAA TGATGTCGGCGGACGATGGGAAAAATGTTGTCATGAAGGGGGTGACTCATGGTGCTTGTGATTACCTGATAAAACCTGTTCGAATCGAGGCCTTGAGAAATATATGGCAGCATGTAGTtcgaaagaaaaagaatgagcGGAAGGAATTGGAGCAATCTGGAAGCTTTGAAGATGGAGATCGGCAGGCAAAAGCATCTGAAGACGCAGATTACTCATCCTCGGCAAATGAAGGGAATTGGAAAAGCTCCAAAAAGAGGAAGGACGAGGAAGAAGAGACGGAGGATAGGGATGATACCTCCACCTTGAAGAAACCGCGGGTGGTTTGGTCAGTTGAGCTCCATCAACAGTTTGTGGCTGCTGTTAATCAACTCGGCATTGATA AGGCCGTCCCTAAGAAAATTTTGGAGTTGATGAATGTTCCTGGGCTCACTAGAGAAAATGTTGCTAGCCATCTTCAG AAATATCGGTTATATCTTAGAAGGCTAAGTGGAGTCTCACAGCATCAAGGTGGCTTGAGTAACTCTTTCATCAGTTCCTCTGAATCAACTTTTGGGCCAGTGACATCCATAAATCAGATGGATCTTCTAAACCCAGGTCAATTCCAAGCACAAAACATTTCCACATACCAAGCAGCTGGACTTGGCAGGTCGCCTGCAAAATCTGGCCTTCCTATGCCCCTTGGCGATCAAAGGAACCTATTTAGCTTTGAAAATCCAAAGTTGAGATTTGGAGAGGGGCAACAACAGCATATGACCAGTAGTAAATCAATGAACTTACTCCATGGAATTCCAACAGCCATGGAGCCAAAGCAGCTTGCCAACTTGCACCAGTCTGCACAAGCACTTGGGGGTGTAAATTTGCAAGTCAATGGCCATGGAGCCCAGAACAACAATCTTCTTATTCAGATGGCTCAACAACATTCGAGAGGGCCGATTCTTAATGAGGCTACAGGTGGTCATGTTCCTCGTCTCCCATCATCTATGGGACAACCTATTGTATCAAATGGAATTCCTGGTGGAGTTTTAGGGAGAAATGGAATTGCTGATGGTGGCAGGGGAGCAGGATACAATCCAATTCTTCAAAGCTCTTCACTGTTGAATTTTCCCCTGAACCACACTCCGGACTTACCGGGCAATAGTTTCCCGCTTGGAAGTACTCCAGGCCTTTCTAGTCTCACATCTAAAGGGACATTTCCAGATGAGGTCACCTCAGATATAAAAGGATCTGCTGGATTTGTGCCAAGTTATGATATATTTAATGACTTGAACCAGCATAAATCCAATGATTGGGACATTCAGAATGTAGGAATGACCTTTGATGCCTCACAGCATTCAAACTCCATGCAAGGCAGCCTCGACGTTTCATCTTCAATTTTAGTCCACCAAGGGTTTTCTTCAAACCAAGGGAGTCTACAGAATAGGAATCAATGTAATGTTAGCAAGGCAACGTTCTCAATGGGAGATGGCATTGATCATGGGAACACACAAAACATGAATCAACACCTTAATACACTACTTGGTGACAATTCCATAAGGGTGAAAACTGAAAGAGTTACTGATGCAGGTTCTCAGACTACCTTCTTTCCTGAACAATTTGGTCCGGAGGATCTAATGAGTGCACTTCTAAAACAG GAAGACATCCAACCATCTGAAAATGAATTTGGCTTTGATGGGTATTCCATGGATAATATTCCTGTATAG
- the LOC107433262 gene encoding two-component response regulator ARR1 isoform X1, whose protein sequence is MSTASSSAAWKAGDVVSDQFPVGLRVLVVDDDPTCLVILEKMLRTCLYEVTKCNRAEIALSMLRENKNGYDIVISDVHMPDMDGFKLLEHIGLEMDLPVIMMSADDGKNVVMKGVTHGACDYLIKPVRIEALRNIWQHVVRKKKNERKELEQSGSFEDGDRQAKASEDADYSSSANEGNWKSSKKRKDEEEETEDRDDTSTLKKPRVVWSVELHQQFVAAVNQLGIDKAVPKKILELMNVPGLTRENVASHLQKYRLYLRRLSGVSQHQGGLSNSFISSSESTFGPVTSINQMDLLNPGQFQAQNISTYQAAGLGRSPAKSGLPMPLGDQRNLFSFENPKLRFGEGQQQHMTSSKSMNLLHGIPTAMEPKQLANLHQSAQALGGVNLQVNGHGAQNNNLLIQMAQQHSRGPILNEATGGHVPRLPSSMGQPIVSNGIPGGVLGRNGIADGGRGAGYNPILQSSSLLNFPLNHTPDLPGNSFPLGSTPGLSSLTSKGTFPDEVTSDIKGSAGFVPSYDIFNDLNQHKSNDWDIQNVGMTFDASQHSNSMQGSLDVSSSILVHQGFSSNQGSLQNRNQCNVSKATFSMGDGIDHGNTQNMNQHLNTLLGDNSIRVKTERVTDAGSQTTFFPEQFGPEDLMSALLKQQEDIQPSENEFGFDGYSMDNIPV, encoded by the exons ATGTCAACGGCTAGTTCAAGTGCCGCTTGGAAAGCTGGAGATGTGGTTTCCGACCAGTTTCCGGTGGGTTTAAGAGTTCTCGTTGTCGATGACGATCCAACATGCCTCGTAATTCTGGAGAAGATGCTTCGGACCTGTCTTTATGAAg TTACAAAATGCAATCGAGCAGAGATCGCACTTTCAATGCTTCGGGAGAACAAAAACGGGTATGATATTGTTATTAGCGATGTTCACATGCCTGACATGGATGGATTCAAGCTGCTAGAGCACATTGGACTGGAGATGGATTTGCCTGTTATAA TGATGTCGGCGGACGATGGGAAAAATGTTGTCATGAAGGGGGTGACTCATGGTGCTTGTGATTACCTGATAAAACCTGTTCGAATCGAGGCCTTGAGAAATATATGGCAGCATGTAGTtcgaaagaaaaagaatgagcGGAAGGAATTGGAGCAATCTGGAAGCTTTGAAGATGGAGATCGGCAGGCAAAAGCATCTGAAGACGCAGATTACTCATCCTCGGCAAATGAAGGGAATTGGAAAAGCTCCAAAAAGAGGAAGGACGAGGAAGAAGAGACGGAGGATAGGGATGATACCTCCACCTTGAAGAAACCGCGGGTGGTTTGGTCAGTTGAGCTCCATCAACAGTTTGTGGCTGCTGTTAATCAACTCGGCATTGATA AGGCCGTCCCTAAGAAAATTTTGGAGTTGATGAATGTTCCTGGGCTCACTAGAGAAAATGTTGCTAGCCATCTTCAG AAATATCGGTTATATCTTAGAAGGCTAAGTGGAGTCTCACAGCATCAAGGTGGCTTGAGTAACTCTTTCATCAGTTCCTCTGAATCAACTTTTGGGCCAGTGACATCCATAAATCAGATGGATCTTCTAAACCCAGGTCAATTCCAAGCACAAAACATTTCCACATACCAAGCAGCTGGACTTGGCAGGTCGCCTGCAAAATCTGGCCTTCCTATGCCCCTTGGCGATCAAAGGAACCTATTTAGCTTTGAAAATCCAAAGTTGAGATTTGGAGAGGGGCAACAACAGCATATGACCAGTAGTAAATCAATGAACTTACTCCATGGAATTCCAACAGCCATGGAGCCAAAGCAGCTTGCCAACTTGCACCAGTCTGCACAAGCACTTGGGGGTGTAAATTTGCAAGTCAATGGCCATGGAGCCCAGAACAACAATCTTCTTATTCAGATGGCTCAACAACATTCGAGAGGGCCGATTCTTAATGAGGCTACAGGTGGTCATGTTCCTCGTCTCCCATCATCTATGGGACAACCTATTGTATCAAATGGAATTCCTGGTGGAGTTTTAGGGAGAAATGGAATTGCTGATGGTGGCAGGGGAGCAGGATACAATCCAATTCTTCAAAGCTCTTCACTGTTGAATTTTCCCCTGAACCACACTCCGGACTTACCGGGCAATAGTTTCCCGCTTGGAAGTACTCCAGGCCTTTCTAGTCTCACATCTAAAGGGACATTTCCAGATGAGGTCACCTCAGATATAAAAGGATCTGCTGGATTTGTGCCAAGTTATGATATATTTAATGACTTGAACCAGCATAAATCCAATGATTGGGACATTCAGAATGTAGGAATGACCTTTGATGCCTCACAGCATTCAAACTCCATGCAAGGCAGCCTCGACGTTTCATCTTCAATTTTAGTCCACCAAGGGTTTTCTTCAAACCAAGGGAGTCTACAGAATAGGAATCAATGTAATGTTAGCAAGGCAACGTTCTCAATGGGAGATGGCATTGATCATGGGAACACACAAAACATGAATCAACACCTTAATACACTACTTGGTGACAATTCCATAAGGGTGAAAACTGAAAGAGTTACTGATGCAGGTTCTCAGACTACCTTCTTTCCTGAACAATTTGGTCCGGAGGATCTAATGAGTGCACTTCTAAAACAG CAGGAAGACATCCAACCATCTGAAAATGAATTTGGCTTTGATGGGTATTCCATGGATAATATTCCTGTATAG
- the LOC107433264 gene encoding COBRA-like protein 7 — MALKANCFLIFNPILLLIFSIIPFSISQSPVAPAPAADSCNGVFVSYAYSSGRKLPPTVKSHQGYRFESTLTVINNGQEELKSWRVFVGFQHDEYLVSASNAVLADGTSLPAKVGNGTVFAGYPMSDLKTAIETAGDVTQMQVQVNLVGTQFGVASPGVPLPNNISLANDGFNCQKVAGLGKNEMQVCCTADKNFKSNVTTDEEFLPRQNGDLTIMYDVTSTYPSNYWAQVTISNHNSLGRLDNWKLSWDWMRDEFIYVMKGAYPSIVDSSECIFGEQGNYYQDLDFSTVLNCQRRPTIVDLPPTKYNDTNLGKIPYCCRNGTILPPNMDPSLSKSSFRLQVFKMPPDLNRSKLEPPQNWRINGTLNPDYKCGPPVRVSPSEFSDPSGLPSNSTAVASWQVVCNITQPKGEKPKCCVSFSAYYNNSIIPCNTCACGCPKNTDKTCSTTSPAMLLPPEALLVPFENRTVKTRAWAELNHLPNPNPLPCSDNCGVSINWHVNTDYSRGWSARITLFNWGETNFVDWFAAVQLDKAGPGFEKMYSFNGSTLDGANNTIFMQGHSGLNYLVAEADGANPEKDPRVPGKQQTVISFTKKKTPGIKVAEGDGFPTKVFFNGEECSLPSIYPSSGYRKSLTIVSSVLSLVTMFILALH, encoded by the exons ATGGCTTTGAAAGCCAACTGTTTCTTGATCTTCAATCccattcttcttttgattttctcGATCATACCCTTTTCAATTTCTCAATCCCCTGTAGCACCAGCTCCGGCCGCCGATTCCTGCAACGGCGTGTTCGTATCCTACGCATACTCCAGCGGCCGGAAACTCCCTCCGACCGTGAAGTCCCACCAGGGCTACCGGTTCGAGTCTACGCTCACTGTGATCAACAATGGCCAAGAGGAGCTCAAGTCTTGGAGGGTCTTCGTGGGTTTTCAACACGACGAGTACTTAGTCTCTGCATCGAATGCTGTGCTCGCTGATGGTACTAGTTTACCTGCCAAAGTTGGGAACGGCACCGTTTTCGCTGGCTACCCGATGTCCGATCTCAAAACGGCGATTGAGACTGCTGGGGACGTTACCCAGATGCAGGTTCAGGTCAATCTGGTTGGGACTCAGTTCGGTGTTGCCTCGCCAGGTGTTCCTTTGCCTAACAATATTTCGCTGGCTAATGATGGCTTTAATTGCCAGAAGGTTGCTGGGCTAg ggaAGAATGAGATGCAAGTCTGTTGCACCGCAGACAAAAACTTCAAATCGAATGTCACCACAGATGAAGAGTTTCTTCCCCGTCAAAATGGTGATCTTACAATTATGTATGATGTGACAAGTACATATCCCTCAAATTACTGGGCACAAGTCACAATCTCTAACCATAACTCTCTAGGCCGTCTTGATAATTGGAAATTAAGCTGGGACTGGATGAGGGATGAGTTTATCTATGTAATGAAAGGGGCTTATCCATCTATTGTTGATTCCTCTGAGTGTATTTTTGGGGAACAAGGAAATTACTACCAGGATCTAGACTTCTCCACTGTATTGAATTGCCAAAGGAGGCCAACCATAGTTGACCTACCTCCAACGAAGTACAATGACACAAACCTTGGGAAGATTCCATATTGTTGTCGAAATGGTACTATCTTGCCACCCAATATGGATCCAAGCTTGTCTAAATCATCATTCCGGCTTCAGGTCTTTAAAATGCCTCCAGATCTCAACCGCTCCAAACTTGAGCCACCACAAAACTGGAGAATCAATGGCACACTCAACCCTGACTATAAATGTGGCCCTCCTGTGCGGGTGAGTCCTAGTGAATTCAGCGATCCAAGTGGATTACCATCCAATTCAACTGCAGTGGCCAGTTGGCAGGTTGTGTGCAATATAACACAACCGAAGGGAGAAAAACCTAAATGTTGTGTTTCATTTTCTGCTTACTACAATAATTCCATTATACCATGCAATACTTGTGCATGTGGGTGCCCTAAGAACACAGATAAGACCTGTAGCACTACTTCACCAGCTATGCTTCTTCCACCTGAGGCGCTTCTTGTTCCCTTTGAGAATCGAACTGTCAAGACAAGAGCTTGGGCTGAACTCAATCATCTACCAAATCCAAACCCATTGCCGTGTAGCGATAACTGTGGGGTTAGCATCAACTGGCATGTAAACACTGACTACTCTCGTGGATGGAGTGCAAGGATCACACTTTTCAACTGGGGTGAAACTAATTTCGTTGATTGGTTTGCTGCTGTACAACTTGACAAGGCAGGACCTGGCTTTGAAAAAATGTACTCTTTCAATGGAAGTACCTTGGATGGGGCCAACAACACCATATTCATGCAGGGCCATTCTGGATTGAACTACCTCGTAGCGGAAGCAGATGGAGCCAACCCAGAGAAGGATCCTAGAGTGCCTGGAAAACAGCAAACGGTGATCTCATTTACAAAGAAGAAGACTCCTGGAATTAAGGTTGCTGAAGGAGACGGGTTTCCTACAAAAGTATTCTTTAATGGAGAAGAGTGCTCACTTCCATCAATATATCCAAGCAGTGGTTACAGAAAGAGCTTAACCATAGTTTCTTCAGTACTCTCACTAGTTACAATGTTCATATTGGCTCTGCATTAA
- the LOC107433221 gene encoding leucine-rich repeat extensin-like protein 3, with product MESTLRLSVCISILLLILPVAKPSVTSKYQIACTMCSACENPCGSVPSPPPPSPSPPPPASSTICPPPPSSPSSGTVYNSPPPPSQPTYTYYSPPPPQSPSGGGGGGGGAYYPPPPYKNYPTPPPPNPIVPYFPFYYYSPPPPSISSSIRLMITTTSSSPVYIIIFTLTALFMSFCLF from the coding sequence ATGGAAAGTACACTCAGATTATCAGTATGTATTTCTATTCTTCTTCTGATCCTTCCAGTGGCAAAGCCGTCCGTGACGTCCAAGTACCAGATCGCCTGCACAATGTGCTCTGCCTGTGAGAATCCCTGCGGCTCAGTCCCATCGCCGCCTCCTCCCTCACCTTCTCCTCCGCCGCCGGCTTCTTCCACCATCTGTCCTCCTCCGCCTTCCTCCCCGAGCTCCGGAACGGTCTACAACTCTCCTCCGCCGCCATCACAGCCCACCTACACCTACTATTCACCTCCGCCGCCGCAATCTCCGAGCGGTGGAGGTGGTGGAGGCGGCGGCGCATATTATCCTCCGCCTCCCTACAAAAACTATCCTACGCCACCGCCACCCAACCCAATTGTTCCCTACTTTCCATTTTACTATTATAGCCCTCCTCCTCCGTCTATTTCCAGCTCCATCCGGTTGATGATCACCACGACGAGCTCTTCTCcggtttatataataatttttactctTACTGCGCTTTTTATGTCTTTCTGTTTGTTTTGA
- the LOC107433211 gene encoding GATA transcription factor 16: MLDPSDKRSESEDLNSKNPDGVSSEETHKKTCADCGTTKTPLWRGGPAGPKSLCNACGIRSRKKRRAILGLNKGSSEDRKSKKGSSNSSNSGNNNKLGDSLKQRLLALGREVLMQRSTVERQRRKLGEEEQAAVLLMALSYGSVYA, from the exons ATGTTGGATCCGAGTGACAAA CGATCGGAGTCCGAAGACTTGAATAGCAAAAATCCAGATGGCGTTTCATCCGAAGAAACCCACAAGAAAACCTGCGCCGATTGTGGGACTACAAAAACCCCTCTTTGGAGAGGAGGTCCAGCTGGGCCAAAG TCATTATGCAATGCATGCGGGATCAGAAGCAGGAAAAAGAGACGAGCAATTCTGGGTTTGAACAAAGGGAGTTCGGAGGATAGAAAATCCAAGAAAGGCAGTAGTAATAGCAGTAACAGTGGGAATAATAACAAGCTAGGAGACAGTCTAAAGCAGAGGCTTTTGGCTTTAGGAAGAGAGGTTTTGATGCAAAGATCCACAGTCGAAAGACAGAGGAGGAAGCTGGGTGAAGAAGAACAAGCGGCTGTGTTATTGATGGCTCTCTCTTATGGCTCAGTTTATGCTTAG